The sequence GATTGGTGAGCATGATTCCGGCGGTCTGCGGCCCCACGGCCGCGCGCAGCGCTTCGAGTTCGACATCGCCGTTGGCGTCGGTCGGGATTTCGCGCACCTTGTAGCCGCACATCACCGCCGTCGCGGGATTCGTTCCGTGCGCGGCATCCGGCACCAGGATCTCCGTGCGTGCCTCGTCACCGCGTGCGTCGTGATAGGCGCGGATCATCGCAACGCCGGCAAACTCGCCCTGCGCACCGGCGGCCGGCGCCAGCGACACCGCGCGCATGCCGGTCACCGCAATCAGCATCTGTTGCAGTTCATAAACACAGCCCATATAGCCCTGGCTGTGCGTGACCGGCGCCAGCGGGTGCCGGTCGATCATGCCGGGCAGGAGGGCCGCGGCGTTGCAGGCACGCGGGTTGTACTTCATCGTGCACGAGCCGAGCGGATAGAACTCGGTATCGATCGAGAAGTTCTTCTGTGACAGCCGGGTGTAGTGGCGCACCGCCTGCATTTCGGACACCGCGGGCAGCGCCGGCGGCCGCTTGCGCAAGAAGCGCTCGGGAAGATCCGGCGTTTTGACCGTTGCCGCCGGCGCCTGCGCACTCGCGCGGCGGCCGTCGACGGATTGCTCGAAGATCAGCACGTTGTTTGCACCTGATGTGATTTTCTTTGGCTTACAGCGCGGCAAGGGCCTTGTCGTAATCGGGTTCCTGGCCGATTTCCGGAACCATTTCGGTATAGAGAACCTTGTCGTTGGCATCCAGCACCACGACCGCACGCGCGGTGATACCGGCCAACGCGCCATCGGTGATCAGCACGCCGTAATCCTTGGCGAACCTGCGGTCACGCATCAGCGACAGCGTTACCACGTTCGCCGTGTGCTCGGCACCGCAGAAACGCGCCTGGGCAAACGGCAGGTCGGACGAAATGATCATGAACACCGTATCGGTGTGTTTCGGCGCCTCGGCATCGAAGCGCTTCGTGGACGTCGCGCACACGCCCGTGTCCAGGCTGGGCACGATGTTCAGCAGCTTCTTCTTGCCGGGGAATTCCTTGAGGCCGACATTATTCAGATTCTTGTCGACCAGCGAGAAGCCGGGCGCCGTTGAACCGACGGCGGGCAGATCGCCATTGGTGTTGATCTCGTTACCGTGCAGCGTGATCTTGGCCATGTTTATCTCCTGAATTCGCTTGATCGGTCACAGCTTCATTAGAACGGCGGGTGGCTAGCGCGAAACGATGCGACCGAGCAGTTCGCCGTAGTGTTCGATATCGGCCGGCGTGCGCGTTTCCGTCGCGCACACGAGCACGCAGTCGGCCAGTTCCGGGTAGTCGGCGCCGAGCGCAAAACCGCCGATGACGTTGTCGGCGGCCAGTGCGCGCAGGGCGGAATCGACCTCGACCGGCAGGCGCAGGACGCGTTCATGGAAGGACGGCCCGTCGAATACGGATTCGACCCCGTCAATGCTGGTGAGTCGCTCGACCAGCGCGGCGGCATTCGCGTGGGACACGGCAGCCACCCGGCGCAGTCCCTCGGCGCCGAGCAGCGACATGTGGATCGTCGATGCGGTCACCGCCAGACCCTGGTTC comes from Chromatiales bacterium and encodes:
- the tpx gene encoding thiol peroxidase, with amino-acid sequence MAKITLHGNEINTNGDLPAVGSTAPGFSLVDKNLNNVGLKEFPGKKKLLNIVPSLDTGVCATSTKRFDAEAPKHTDTVFMIISSDLPFAQARFCGAEHTANVVTLSLMRDRRFAKDYGVLITDGALAGITARAVVVLDANDKVLYTEMVPEIGQEPDYDKALAAL